A stretch of the Clostridium botulinum genome encodes the following:
- a CDS encoding aerolysin family beta-barrel pore-forming toxin yields MLKKSFIKRALCTSFIAVQCLTVVPHVQAFASTNFASQNYSMQGNKTSIDIFAYEDNEDLKAKIIQDPNFTRNWAAIAHSLGFAWCGGTAKPEIGEDFEFRRAEEDGKPVYYLSSRYNSNDPYAEGYRANERLVMKITNTRFVIDESSIKLGKPKVRKISPLSSQSADVVNPNKTDAKLSGGFTYTTSKTISKTDNFKFGEKIGVKTSFKVGIPFLADNKIETNFEISAEQGWSQTNSNVETKQATTSYMSTVAPKTKKTIFLDVLGKQSDVPYEAKIYMEYDIEFTGFLRYTGNARKDHPTDRPTISFKLGGKNGMSAVEHLRDLYKHKNINGYSNWDWKWIEDNMKDIFLPTYEDLNTIYYGGEMSGVFTNVNGTKAVVREGKAISLEETDKNARTRSKRSTENSDVRVENIKVKDAPGFKLDSITYTTNNETKTIDVQNKK; encoded by the coding sequence ATGCTAAAAAAATCATTTATTAAAAGAGCACTGTGCACATCTTTTATAGCAGTTCAGTGTTTAACAGTAGTACCACATGTACAAGCCTTTGCTTCTACAAATTTCGCTAGTCAAAATTATAGTATGCAAGGTAATAAAACTTCAATTGATATATTTGCCTATGAAGATAATGAAGATTTAAAGGCTAAAATTATTCAAGATCCAAATTTCACAAGAAACTGGGCAGCCATAGCTCATAGTTTAGGATTTGCTTGGTGTGGTGGTACAGCAAAACCTGAGATTGGAGAAGATTTTGAATTTAGAAGAGCTGAAGAGGATGGAAAACCAGTATATTATTTGAGTTCTAGGTATAATAGTAATGATCCTTATGCTGAGGGATATCGTGCAAATGAAAGACTTGTTATGAAAATTACTAATACTAGATTTGTTATTGATGAAAGTTCTATAAAATTAGGAAAACCTAAAGTAAGAAAAATATCTCCATTAAGTTCACAAAGTGCTGATGTAGTAAATCCAAATAAAACTGATGCTAAATTATCAGGAGGGTTTACTTATACAACTAGTAAAACTATTTCTAAGACAGATAACTTCAAATTTGGAGAAAAAATAGGTGTTAAAACATCATTTAAAGTGGGGATTCCATTTTTAGCTGATAACAAAATTGAAACAAATTTTGAAATTAGTGCGGAACAAGGATGGTCACAAACAAATAGTAATGTTGAAACTAAACAAGCTACTACTTCATATATGTCAACAGTAGCTCCAAAAACTAAAAAAACAATATTTTTAGATGTATTAGGAAAACAAAGCGATGTTCCATACGAAGCTAAAATATACATGGAATATGATATTGAATTTACAGGATTTTTAAGATATACAGGAAATGCACGTAAAGACCATCCTACAGATAGACCGACTATTTCATTCAAATTAGGTGGAAAGAATGGTATGAGTGCTGTAGAACATCTTAGAGATTTATATAAGCATAAAAATATTAATGGATATTCAAACTGGGATTGGAAATGGATAGAAGATAATATGAAGGATATTTTCTTACCTACATATGAAGACCTTAATACAATATATTATGGTGGAGAAATGTCAGGAGTATTTACTAATGTAAATGGAACAAAAGCAGTAGTTAGAGAAGGTAAGGCAATATCACTTGAGGAGACTGATAAAAACGCCAGAACTAGATCAAAACGTTCAACAGAAAATTCAGATGTTAGAGTAGAAAATATTAA
- a CDS encoding zinc ribbon domain-containing protein — protein sequence MEKKQYVCIKCGCEKYESGELKEDTNNFSKIFDQDKRFITISCTQCGYTELYKYKTKNGFNIFDFLISK from the coding sequence ATGGAGAAAAAACAATATGTATGTATAAAATGTGGATGTGAAAAATATGAAAGTGGTGAGTTAAAAGAAGATACAAATAATTTTTCAAAGATATTTGATCAAGATAAAAGATTTATTACAATTAGTTGTACTCAATGTGGTTATACAGAATTATATAAATATAAAACAAAGAATGGTTTCAATATATTTGATTTCTTAATATCAAAGTAA
- a CDS encoding recombinase family protein, giving the protein MKTIVIYARKSLFTGKGDSIGAQIDTCKRFIDYKFAQEEYELKIFTDEGWSGKTTDRPEFNKMLKLIKQKKIQYIISYKLDRLGRTARDLHNFLYDIDKLNIIYLSATEPYDTTTSAGRFMISILAAMAQMERERLAERVKGGMMQLAKKGRWLGGQTPLGFDSIKEVYIDNSGKERQMMKLTANKKEIKIVKLLYDKYLELISMSQVKKWCIENSIKGKNGGEISTNTLKQILSSPIYVKSSSKVVNYLENQGINVFGEPNGNGMLTFNKTKEIRLPRNKSEWIAAVSKHKGIIDDIKWLQVQSQLELQSEKQIKSSGRKGTSDSALLSGIIKCAKCGSNMILKTGHKSKKNSNITYSYYVCNAKIDSYGHKCSNKNIRTDEADLAAISQMKLYNKKLLVKNLLVASKEINKDAELDKIVMLKDNIAEKEKGIVNLIKKLSLIDDESISNAILNKVSSLNMEIKKLKTSLNASEIKNNEETTIKVNIDSYIQSLKNFNENIDIASINDKKSLLASVLESVVWDGDSCELKINLIGSEK; this is encoded by the coding sequence ATGAAAACAATAGTCATATATGCTAGAAAATCACTTTTTACAGGTAAAGGAGATTCCATAGGTGCTCAAATAGATACGTGTAAAAGATTTATAGATTACAAATTTGCTCAAGAAGAGTATGAACTTAAAATATTTACTGACGAAGGTTGGAGCGGCAAAACAACAGATAGACCCGAGTTCAATAAAATGTTAAAACTTATAAAGCAAAAAAAGATACAATATATAATATCTTATAAATTAGATCGTTTGGGAAGAACAGCAAGAGATTTACATAATTTTCTTTATGATATAGATAAATTGAACATTATTTATCTTAGTGCTACTGAACCTTACGATACAACAACAAGCGCTGGACGATTTATGATTTCTATTCTTGCTGCTATGGCACAAATGGAAAGAGAAAGACTTGCCGAACGTGTTAAAGGCGGAATGATGCAGTTAGCTAAAAAGGGGCGTTGGCTTGGTGGTCAAACTCCTCTTGGTTTTGATTCTATAAAAGAAGTTTATATAGATAACTCGGGTAAAGAAAGACAAATGATGAAGCTCACTGCTAATAAAAAAGAAATAAAGATAGTAAAACTTTTATATGACAAGTATCTTGAACTAATTAGTATGAGTCAAGTTAAGAAGTGGTGTATTGAAAATAGTATTAAAGGTAAAAATGGTGGAGAAATATCAACTAATACTTTAAAGCAAATATTAAGTTCACCTATCTATGTTAAAAGTTCTTCTAAAGTTGTAAACTACTTAGAAAATCAAGGTATAAATGTATTTGGAGAACCTAATGGCAATGGTATGCTTACTTTTAATAAAACTAAAGAGATAAGACTTCCTCGTAATAAGTCAGAATGGATTGCAGCTGTTAGTAAACATAAAGGTATTATAGATGATATAAAATGGCTACAAGTTCAAAGTCAATTAGAACTTCAATCAGAAAAACAAATAAAAAGTTCTGGTAGAAAAGGTACGTCAGATAGTGCCTTATTGTCAGGAATTATTAAGTGTGCTAAGTGTGGGAGCAATATGATTCTTAAAACAGGTCATAAAAGCAAAAAAAATTCTAACATTACTTATAGCTATTATGTATGTAATGCTAAAATAGATAGCTATGGACATAAGTGTAGTAATAAAAATATAAGAACAGACGAGGCTGATTTAGCAGCTATAAGTCAAATGAAACTATATAATAAAAAACTATTAGTTAAGAACTTATTAGTTGCATCAAAAGAAATAAATAAAGATGCCGAATTAGATAAAATAGTTATGTTGAAGGATAACATAGCTGAAAAAGAAAAAGGTATAGTTAATCTTATAAAGAAACTTTCTTTAATAGATGATGAATCTATATCTAACGCAATACTTAATAAAGTATCTAGTTTAAATATGGAAATTAAAAAGTTAAAAACATCTTTAAATGCAAGTGAAATTAAAAATAATGAAGAAACTACAATTAAAGTGAATATTGATTCATACATTCAATCTTTAAAAAATTTCAATGAAAATATAGATATAGCTAGTATAAATGATAAAAAATCACTACTGGCTTCTGTTTTAGAAAGTGTAGTGTGGGATGGTGATTCTTGTGAACTTAAGATAAATCTAATTGGTTCTGAAAAATAG
- a CDS encoding ROK family protein — protein MRIGIDLGGTNIAAGLVNNDGVLVNKANVKTNLNDNGKFIIDDMVSLVKKLLDKNNLNINDLNSIGIGVPGTVRYEKGIVAECVNLGWKEVPLAENINSKIKETFNTEKDVKILIENDANAAALGEHLVGSMQDCNSALLITLGTGVGGGLVLNKKVHRGKDGAALEIGHMIIGENFYNCSCGNNGCFETFASATAIIKYAQELIKSGEKSIINDKVNGDLNKIDAKIVFDSAREGDKVGNLTLDRFIKYLATGINNLINVLDLDVIAIGGGVVAGSDLFMHKLIQYIKDHKLFKSLELCKIEKAQLGNDAGIIGSAMLDRI, from the coding sequence ATGAGAATAGGCATTGATTTGGGTGGAACCAATATAGCTGCAGGATTAGTAAATAATGATGGGGTTTTAGTTAACAAAGCTAATGTAAAAACTAATTTAAATGACAATGGTAAATTTATAATAGATGATATGGTATCTTTAGTAAAAAAATTATTAGATAAGAATAATTTAAATATAAATGATTTAAATTCAATAGGAATTGGAGTACCTGGAACTGTAAGATATGAAAAAGGAATAGTTGCTGAATGTGTAAACCTTGGATGGAAAGAGGTTCCTTTAGCTGAAAATATTAATTCTAAAATTAAAGAAACATTCAATACTGAAAAGGATGTTAAAATACTAATTGAAAACGATGCTAATGCTGCTGCACTAGGAGAACATTTAGTTGGAAGCATGCAAGATTGTAATAGTGCCCTTTTAATAACACTAGGAACTGGTGTTGGTGGTGGATTAGTGTTAAATAAAAAAGTACATAGAGGAAAAGATGGAGCTGCATTAGAAATAGGACATATGATTATCGGAGAAAATTTCTATAATTGTTCTTGTGGTAATAATGGATGCTTTGAAACTTTTGCTTCAGCTACAGCGATAATAAAATATGCTCAAGAATTAATTAAAAGTGGTGAAAAAAGTATAATAAATGATAAAGTTAATGGTGATTTAAATAAAATTGATGCAAAGATAGTATTTGATTCTGCAAGAGAAGGAGACAAAGTTGGAAACCTTACTCTAGATAGATTTATAAAATATCTAGCAACTGGTATCAATAACTTAATAAATGTATTAGATTTAGATGTTATTGCAATTGGTGGAGGAGTAGTAGCTGGTTCAGATTTATTTATGCATAAACTAATACAATACATAAAAGATCATAAGCTATTTAAATCGTTAGAACTTTGTAAAATAGAAAAAGCACAACTAGGAAATGACGCTGGTATTATCGGTTCAGCTATGTTAGATAGAATTTAA
- a CDS encoding D-alanyl-D-alanine carboxypeptidase family protein, with amino-acid sequence MKKRKIISIVLNICLLFNITFVYNVQATTMPKNKSIYIDARSAIAIDSKTKCVLYEKNAEMLLPIASTTKIMTTLVALKYGNLDDKFEVSTKAASIRGSQVGYKKGESVSLKELLYGLMLRSGNDAAITIAEGLSGSVEKFCELMNEYAVEIGALNSHFESPHGLDSQNHYSTAYDLARITAKAKENELFNKIVGVKDVEAKEYGFTRSYHNINKILYQIPNANGVKTGYTGGAGKCLVTSIKDDDDDIIIVVLNCTPRWKETGKIYKFVKENYDFKKITSKNQVIDNIVYKDNKKINLISHKDIVVPVGKQEHCEFKVVKPKNIPSNVYKGMDLGKIDVYKDNKLVASETLKSQNDASTKKIKGFIENIKGLFSRKH; translated from the coding sequence ATGAAAAAAAGAAAAATAATTTCTATAGTTTTAAATATATGTTTATTATTTAATATAACATTTGTTTATAATGTACAGGCAACAACAATGCCTAAAAATAAATCAATCTATATAGATGCAAGAAGTGCTATTGCAATAGATAGTAAAACTAAATGTGTTTTGTACGAAAAAAATGCAGAAATGCTTTTACCTATAGCAAGTACAACTAAAATAATGACAACTTTAGTTGCCCTAAAGTATGGTAATTTAGATGATAAATTTGAAGTATCAACAAAAGCTGCAAGCATACGTGGTTCACAGGTAGGATATAAAAAAGGAGAAAGTGTATCACTTAAAGAATTACTTTATGGTCTTATGTTAAGATCAGGCAATGATGCAGCTATAACTATTGCAGAAGGTTTAAGTGGAAGTGTAGAAAAGTTTTGTGAACTTATGAATGAGTATGCAGTAGAAATAGGAGCTTTAAATTCTCATTTTGAATCTCCACATGGACTTGATAGCCAAAATCACTATTCAACAGCATATGATTTAGCAAGAATTACGGCAAAGGCAAAAGAAAACGAATTGTTTAATAAAATTGTAGGAGTTAAAGATGTAGAAGCTAAAGAATATGGTTTTACAAGAAGCTATCATAATATTAATAAGATTTTATATCAAATTCCAAATGCAAATGGAGTTAAAACGGGTTATACAGGTGGAGCTGGTAAGTGTTTAGTAACATCAATAAAGGATGATGATGATGATATAATCATAGTTGTTTTAAATTGTACTCCTAGATGGAAAGAAACAGGCAAAATATATAAGTTTGTTAAAGAAAATTATGACTTTAAAAAAATTACCTCTAAGAATCAAGTAATAGATAATATAGTATATAAAGATAATAAAAAAATTAATCTAATTTCCCATAAAGATATAGTAGTTCCAGTAGGAAAACAAGAACATTGTGAATTTAAGGTAGTTAAGCCAAAGAATATACCATCAAATGTTTATAAAGGTATGGATTTAGGAAAAATTGATGTATATAAAGATAATAAGTTAGTTGCAAGCGAAACTTTAAAAAGTCAAAATGATGCTAGTACTAAAAAGATTAAAGGCTTTATAGAAAATATCAAGGGATTATTTTCAAGAAAACACTAA
- a CDS encoding DUF2953 domain-containing protein → MIWIGAILLLFIIPLPLLLEVIYENNKLYVYIYNLKIYPSSKVIKSMPEPKPNGILPKLVYINTFKAIYQRCRHYIYNSLLSFNINITYGFQDAAITGIFFGILQSTVSGLHYLLDSIFNLKHFNSNINPIFNNSIFKIKIKSIIFINLGKIIYMSILVFRAFKQAAKYHLKPKEVS, encoded by the coding sequence ATGATTTGGATTGGTGCTATATTGTTGCTTTTTATTATCCCATTACCTTTATTATTAGAAGTTATTTATGAAAACAATAAGCTATATGTGTATATTTATAATCTGAAAATATACCCATCAAGCAAAGTCATTAAATCAATGCCAGAACCTAAACCTAATGGTATTTTACCAAAACTCGTATACATTAATACTTTCAAAGCCATATACCAAAGATGTAGACACTACATATATAATTCCCTTTTAAGCTTTAATATAAACATTACATATGGATTTCAAGATGCAGCTATAACTGGTATATTTTTTGGAATATTACAAAGTACTGTTTCTGGTCTTCATTATTTATTGGATTCTATTTTTAACTTGAAACATTTTAATTCAAATATAAATCCTATATTTAATAATTCTATATTTAAAATTAAAATCAAAAGTATAATTTTTATAAATTTAGGTAAGATTATCTATATGAGTATATTAGTTTTTAGGGCCTTTAAACAAGCTGCTAAATATCACTTGAAACCTAAGGAGGTAAGTTAA
- the ytfJ gene encoding GerW family sporulation protein, which produces MESHPIESLMRNTLENLKDMIDVNTVVGDAIKTIDGTVIVPISKVAFGFASGGSEFYNKHSKEEVEKYPFGGGSGSGVSVKPIAFLVIKDDLVRLLPIEQSNISILDKLLDQIPQFADILKNSKKDEEE; this is translated from the coding sequence TTGGAATCACATCCTATAGAGAGTTTAATGAGAAATACTCTTGAAAATTTAAAAGATATGATAGATGTAAATACGGTAGTTGGAGATGCAATAAAAACTATAGATGGTACAGTTATAGTTCCTATTTCTAAAGTGGCTTTTGGATTTGCATCTGGTGGAAGTGAATTTTATAATAAACATTCAAAAGAAGAGGTAGAAAAATATCCTTTTGGTGGAGGATCAGGATCAGGTGTTTCAGTAAAACCTATTGCTTTTTTAGTAATAAAAGATGATCTTGTAAGATTGTTACCTATAGAGCAAAGTAATATATCTATATTAGATAAACTTTTAGATCAAATACCTCAATTTGCTGATATATTAAAAAATTCTAAAAAAGATGAAGAAGAATAA
- the scpB gene encoding SMC-Scp complex subunit ScpB, with product MKKNNINQMEINEISMKNRHYGIIESLLFASGNPLDIKEIAHIIASSTEYTYNLLEDMKKNYNENSRGISLINMKEEYSLVTKPENSHYLQKLLKTNNRQALSRAALEALAIIVYKQPITRIEIDEIRGVKSDKAIQTLVEKEIIKEAGRKKVPGRPIMYATTGEFLKYFGLEDLNQMPTLSEFIEKDEEE from the coding sequence ATGAAGAAGAATAACATAAACCAAATGGAAATAAACGAGATATCTATGAAAAATAGACACTATGGTATTATAGAATCTTTGTTGTTTGCTAGTGGAAATCCACTTGATATTAAAGAGATAGCACATATAATAGCGTCTTCAACAGAATATACATATAATTTGTTAGAAGACATGAAAAAGAATTATAATGAAAATAGTAGGGGTATATCATTAATCAACATGAAAGAAGAGTATAGTTTAGTAACTAAGCCAGAAAATAGCCATTATCTTCAAAAATTATTAAAAACAAATAATAGACAAGCCTTATCAAGAGCTGCATTAGAAGCGTTAGCTATTATAGTATATAAACAACCTATAACTAGAATAGAAATTGATGAAATTAGAGGAGTTAAAAGTGACAAAGCTATTCAAACTTTAGTGGAAAAAGAAATTATAAAAGAAGCTGGAAGAAAAAAAGTACCTGGTAGACCTATAATGTATGCTACTACAGGAGAATTCTTAAAGTACTTTGGCTTAGAAGATTTAAATCAAATGCCTACATTAAGTGAATTCATAGAAAAAGATGAAGAAGAATAG
- a CDS encoding segregation/condensation protein A — translation MSLNIKIENFEGPFDLLLHLIKKNEMDIYNIRIYEITTQYLNYLNSMKELDLEVTSEFIVIAATLLEIKSKMLLPKQETEENEEDEEDPRKELINKLLEYKKFKQIANFLKEREENMGFMYSKKPEIIEDIPKDDNNDILKGLTILKLFNIYNDLINTYKNKMNTENVIQREIPLDKFKIEDKMIKISESLSSGETIKFSKLIGTCETKIEAIVTFLALLELIKLRLVAVAQEGNFREIYLEGIKQNEEE, via the coding sequence ATGTCGTTAAATATAAAGATTGAAAACTTTGAAGGACCATTTGATTTATTATTGCATTTAATAAAGAAAAATGAGATGGACATATATAATATTAGAATATATGAAATAACCACGCAATATTTAAATTATCTTAATAGCATGAAGGAACTTGATCTTGAAGTTACCTCTGAGTTTATAGTTATAGCCGCAACACTTTTAGAGATAAAATCGAAAATGCTTCTTCCAAAGCAAGAAACAGAGGAGAATGAAGAGGATGAAGAAGATCCTAGAAAAGAACTTATAAATAAACTTTTAGAATATAAAAAATTTAAACAAATAGCTAATTTCCTTAAAGAAAGAGAAGAAAATATGGGATTTATGTATTCAAAAAAACCTGAAATAATAGAAGATATACCTAAGGATGATAATAATGACATATTAAAAGGTCTTACAATATTAAAGCTATTTAACATATATAATGATTTAATTAATACATATAAAAATAAAATGAATACCGAAAATGTTATTCAAAGAGAAATACCATTAGATAAATTTAAAATTGAAGATAAAATGATAAAAATTAGTGAGAGTTTATCTAGTGGTGAAACTATTAAATTTTCAAAACTAATAGGTACTTGTGAAACAAAGATAGAAGCAATAGTAACTTTTTTAGCCTTATTAGAATTAATAAAATTACGACTAGTTGCAGTAGCACAAGAAGGAAATTTTCGAGAAATATATTTGGAAGGGATAAAGCAAAATGAAGAAGAATAA
- a CDS encoding D-alanyl-D-alanine carboxypeptidase family protein gives MKVRNKNLICLLLAVLFISQICVVNVKAAEGSLDVEAKAGLLVEPYTGKVVFEKNVHEKFAPASVTKIMTMLLTMEAIDSGKIKLTDTVVVSENAKKMGKNGSSSMLLDTGEVRTVEDLLKGVAIASGNDAATALAEYIGGSESSFVEMMNKRAQQLGMKDTTFKNCHGLSKEGHLTSAYDISIMSRELLKHKKILKYSGTYMETISEGRKKPIELVNHNKLVRFYKGCDGLKTGFTNEAKYCISATAVRNNIRMLAIIVGAPTYKIRNRDASMLMNYGFSKFESKKIITKDSDVEKITLDKKGEKFFFAKAKNDFNVVVERGAKNKITKKCVLNKDKKEYKQNEIIGYCEVYVNDKLLGKVPVYSDRDIKTYGILDGIKYNIMNLFDNAI, from the coding sequence ATGAAAGTCAGAAATAAGAATTTAATTTGTTTATTATTAGCAGTATTATTCATAAGTCAAATTTGTGTTGTAAATGTAAAAGCTGCTGAGGGATCATTAGATGTGGAGGCAAAGGCAGGGCTTTTAGTGGAACCATATACAGGTAAAGTAGTTTTTGAAAAGAATGTACATGAAAAATTCGCACCAGCATCTGTAACAAAAATAATGACAATGTTATTAACCATGGAGGCAATTGATTCAGGAAAGATAAAATTAACTGATACGGTTGTTGTAAGCGAAAATGCAAAAAAAATGGGTAAAAACGGAAGTAGTAGTATGCTATTAGATACTGGTGAAGTTAGAACAGTAGAAGATCTTTTGAAAGGTGTTGCTATTGCTTCAGGAAATGATGCGGCTACAGCTCTTGCAGAATATATAGGAGGAAGCGAATCAAGTTTTGTTGAAATGATGAATAAGAGAGCTCAACAATTAGGAATGAAGGATACAACATTTAAAAATTGTCACGGTTTATCAAAGGAAGGACACTTAACTAGTGCTTATGATATTTCTATAATGTCTCGTGAACTTCTAAAACATAAGAAAATATTAAAATATAGTGGAACCTATATGGAAACAATATCAGAAGGAAGAAAAAAGCCTATAGAACTCGTAAATCACAATAAGTTAGTAAGATTTTATAAAGGTTGTGATGGATTAAAAACAGGTTTTACAAACGAAGCTAAGTATTGTATATCTGCTACAGCCGTTAGAAATAATATAAGAATGCTTGCAATAATAGTTGGTGCGCCTACTTATAAGATAAGAAATCGTGATGCCAGTATGCTTATGAATTATGGATTTTCAAAATTTGAATCAAAGAAAATTATAACAAAAGATAGTGATGTAGAAAAGATAACTTTAGATAAAAAGGGTGAAAAATTCTTTTTTGCAAAAGCTAAAAATGATTTTAATGTAGTTGTGGAAAGAGGAGCAAAAAATAAAATAACAAAGAAGTGTGTATTAAATAAAGATAAAAAAGAATATAAACAAAATGAAATAATAGGTTATTGTGAAGTATATGTAAATGATAAACTTTTAGGTAAGGTACCAGTATATAGTGATAGAGATATTAAAACTTATGGAATTCTAGATGGTATTAAATATAATATAATGAACCTATTTGACAATGCAATATAA
- the xerD gene encoding site-specific tyrosine recombinase XerD yields the protein MEKFLSRYIEDMLKKELSKNTIEAYKRDLLKFGEFLNRRHEDILDSDMVSIMAYVQTLKKEGKADSSIIRSLVAIRNFYKFLIKTGQNIDNPLINYEVPKNKRTLPEILTVDEVDKFLSAPDCNEYKGIRDKAMLELMYATGMKVSELLRITIFDVNLRLSYIKCKGAKDKERIIPIGSYAVNCLNEYLKVRDSMNADNSELLFCNLRGGKMTRQGFWKIVKKYAKDANINKKIDSYTLRHSFAVHLLQNGADMKSVQELLGHNTIATTQIYSSISKKNKIVDVYKKAHPRA from the coding sequence ATGGAAAAATTTTTATCTAGATATATAGAAGATATGTTAAAAAAAGAACTAAGTAAAAATACTATAGAAGCTTATAAAAGAGATTTACTTAAGTTTGGAGAGTTTTTAAATAGGCGACATGAGGATATATTAGATAGTGATATGGTTAGCATAATGGCTTATGTACAAACCTTAAAAAAAGAAGGAAAAGCAGACAGTTCAATAATAAGAAGTTTAGTTGCTATTAGAAATTTTTATAAATTTCTAATAAAAACTGGACAAAATATAGATAATCCATTGATAAATTATGAAGTACCTAAAAATAAAAGAACACTTCCTGAAATTCTTACTGTAGATGAAGTTGATAAATTTCTGTCTGCTCCAGATTGTAATGAATATAAAGGAATACGTGATAAAGCTATGCTAGAACTTATGTATGCAACAGGTATGAAGGTATCGGAACTTCTTAGAATAACAATTTTTGATGTGAATTTAAGATTAAGTTATATAAAGTGTAAAGGAGCAAAAGATAAGGAACGTATAATTCCTATAGGAAGTTATGCTGTAAATTGTTTAAATGAATATTTAAAAGTAAGAGATAGCATGAATGCAGATAATTCAGAATTGTTATTTTGCAATTTAAGGGGAGGCAAAATGACAAGACAAGGATTTTGGAAAATTGTAAAAAAGTATGCTAAGGATGCTAATATAAATAAAAAGATAGATTCCTATACTTTAAGACATTCTTTTGCAGTACATTTATTACAAAATGGTGCTGATATGAAATCAGTACAAGAACTTTTAGGACATAATACTATAGCAACTACTCAAATATATTCAAGTATATCGAAAAAAAATAAAATTGTTGATGTTTATAAAAAGGCGCATCCAAGGGCTTAA
- the spoIIM gene encoding stage II sporulation protein M produces the protein MRNKKIFGNLAEHIHKNLILYMVTFLFVCIGIVIGIYTVKYMDKADKNNLVDFLVSVTKKINPKNIDNKYVFIQALKNNMIFILAIWFLGLTMLGAPIIFITDLIKGFTIGFTSSLVINGLGAKGILLNLLILFPQNIIYIPAIIILSVIASEFSLRILKNGSHMIMDKSNNWVQIVTYSTTFLLVSAFMFIGFVIEGYISPNMVKIIVSNIGSILP, from the coding sequence GTGAGAAATAAAAAGATATTTGGAAATCTAGCAGAACATATACACAAAAATTTAATATTATATATGGTTACATTTTTATTTGTATGTATAGGGATAGTCATAGGAATATATACAGTCAAATATATGGACAAGGCAGATAAGAACAATCTAGTTGATTTTTTAGTGAGTGTTACTAAGAAGATTAATCCTAAAAATATAGATAATAAATATGTTTTTATACAAGCATTAAAAAACAATATGATTTTTATTTTGGCAATATGGTTTTTAGGACTTACAATGCTAGGTGCACCTATAATATTTATTACTGATTTAATTAAAGGATTTACTATAGGATTTACATCTAGTTTAGTTATAAATGGTTTAGGAGCAAAGGGAATATTGCTTAATTTATTAATTCTTTTTCCGCAGAATATAATTTATATACCAGCTATAATAATTTTATCTGTTATTGCATCTGAATTTTCTTTGCGAATATTAAAAAATGGATCACATATGATTATGGACAAGAGTAACAATTGGGTTCAGATAGTAACGTATTCTACAACGTTTTTACTAGTTAGTGCTTTTATGTTTATAGGATTTGTTATAGAAGGTTATATATCGCCTAATATGGTTAAAATTATAGTATCTAATATAGGAAGTATTTTACCATGA